A single Nicotiana tabacum cultivar K326 chromosome 5, ASM71507v2, whole genome shotgun sequence DNA region contains:
- the LOC107826614 gene encoding zinc finger protein CONSTANS-LIKE 3, whose product MVAESWSATAKRCDSCKATAATVFCKADMAFLCLSCDSKIHAANKLASRHARVWVCEVCEHAPASVTCKADAAALCVTCDQDIHSANPLARRHERFPIVPFYDSASAKSRGADEINPPHPETEEEVEAESWLLQTPNNNAQGIEYKSTEYLFSDVDPYAEMDMITDQKSCTDIQLHVQEYKDDCVVPHVQNKNEIHLQGPVVNGYPTYEMDLSGSKPFMYNFSSQSISQSVSSSSMEVGVVPDHNTMADVSNTFVRNSSTGGLPNPLSNLDREARVLRYREKRKNRKFEKTIRYASRKAYAETRPRIKGRFAKRTENEVDSLIASSDASYGVVPSF is encoded by the exons ATGGTGGCGGAGAGCTGGAGTGCGACGGCGAAGCGGTGCGACTCGTGCAAAGCGACGGCGGCGACGGTGTTCTGCAAGGCAGACATGGCGTTCCTGTGCTTATCCTGCGACTCCAAAATTCACGCGGCGAATAAGCTCGCGTCGAGGCACGCGCGCGTGTGGGTATGCGAAGTGTGTGAGCACGCGCCGGCGAGCGTCACGTGCAAGGCGGACGCCGCTGCACTCTGCGTCACTTGCGACCAGGATATTCACTCGGCGAACCCTCTAGCTCGGCGCCACGAGCGGTTCCCTATAGTGCCCTTCTACGACTCTGCCTCCGCCAAGTCTCGTGGTGCAGACGAAATTAATCCTCCGCATCCCGAGACCGAGGAAGAAGTGGAGGCGGAGTCGTGGCTACTACAAACGCCGAACAATAATGCGCAAGGAATTGAGTATAAATCGACCGAGTATTTATTTAGCGATGTGGATCCGTATGCGGAAATGGATATGATAACGGATCAGAAATCGTGTACTGATATTCAACTTCATGTTCAGGAATATAAGGATGATTGTGTTGTGCCTCATGTACAGAACAAAAACGAGATCCATTTGCAAGGTCCAGTTGTTAATGGATACCCGACTTATGAAATGGACTTATCTGGATCTAAACCTTTCATGTACAACTTCAGTTCTCAATCCATTAGCCAAAGT GTCTCTTCATCATCTATGGAAGTAGGAGTTGTGCCTGACCATAACACAATGGCAGATGTATCAAACACATTTGTGAGAAACTCCTCCACTGGTGGCCTACCAAATCCACTTTCAAACTTAGACAGAGAAGCAAGAGTCTTAAGGTACAGAGAGAAAAGGAAGAACAGAAAGTTCGAGAAGACGATACGATATGCTTCTAGAAAGGCGTATGCTGAAACTCGACCCAGAATCAAAGGAAGATTTGCCAAACGTACAGAGAACGAAGTAGACTCCCTCATCGCCTCGTCCGACGCTTCATACGGCGTCGTTCCGTCGTTTTAA
- the LOC107826615 gene encoding peptidyl-prolyl cis-trans isomerase FKBP13, chloroplastic yields the protein MNSVPFSIGTYIPTKHNNTLKSPLLCNKNSQTNDSISLSSSVNKLKEKSQLPTLFKRREALSTLGLSIAATVLEALLQPQSNIEAFAEEEATATGCEFTVTPSGLAYCDKVVGYGPEAVKGQLIKAHYVGKLENGNVFDSSYNRGKPLTFRVGVGEVIKGWDQGILGGDGFPPMLTGGKRKLKIPPELGYGMRGAGCRGGTCIIPPNSVLLFDVEFVGKA from the exons ATGAATTCAGTTCCCTTTTCCATTGGAACATACATTCCTACAAAGCACAATAACACACTCAAATCTCCATTACTCTGTAACAAAAATTCTCAAACAAACGACTCAATTTCACTATCTTCATCTGTGAATAAACTCAAAGAGAAAAGTCAATTGCCTACTTTATTCAAAAGGAGAGAAGCTCTTAGTACACTTGGGTTGAGTATTGCTGCAACTGTTCTTGAGGCACTTTTGCAGCCACAGTCAAATATTGAAGCATTTGCTGAAGAAGAAGCTACAGCTACTGGATGTGAATTTACAGTTACTCCTTCTGGTCTTGCTTACTGTGATAAAGTTGTGGGTTATGGCCCTGAAGCTGTTAAAGGGCAGTTAATTAAG GCACATTATGTGGGCAAACTGGAAAATGGGAACGTCTTCGATAGCAGCTACAACCGTGGAAAGCCTCTTACATTTCGTGTTGGTGTTGGCGAG GTTATTAAAGGTTGGGATCAGGGAATTTTAGGAGGTGATGGTTTTCCCCCAATGCTAACTG GAGGAAAGCGTAAACTGAAGATTCCTCCAGAACTTGGATATGGAATGAGAGGAGCTGGCTGCAGAGGAG GTACATGCATTATTCCTCCAAATTCAGTTCTATTGTTCGATGTGGAGTTCGTTGGCAAGGCTTAG